In the Catharus ustulatus isolate bCatUst1 chromosome 18, bCatUst1.pri.v2, whole genome shotgun sequence genome, one interval contains:
- the SERPIND1 gene encoding heparin cofactor 2, with amino-acid sequence MKFLFQLFALALIITSTLGGVKDVTEHFESLKGAQPHENGTYMPNLTSDFHRENTITNDLIPEEEEEEDYLDLDKILGEDDYSDVIDAAPHMVSEVQQGNILELFHGKTRIQRLNILNANFGFNLYRSVADKASPSDNIIMAPVGISTAMAMISLGLKDQTQQEVLSVLGFQDFINASSKYELMTVHNLFRKLTHRLFRRNFGYTLRSVNDLYIHKDFSILNDFKTNMKTYYFADAQPADFSDPSFIAKNNERILKLTKGLIKEALVDINPTTLMMILNCLYFKGTWENKFPVEMTVKRSFRLNEKQTVKVPMMQTKGTFLAAADPELDCSIIQLPFVGNISMLVVLPNKLAGMKALEKQITPQVVEKWQKSMTNRTREVVLPKFKLEKTYNLIDYLRSMGIEELFNGKGDYSGISEEKITIDRFNHQGTITVNEEGTEAAAVTTVGFMPLSTQIRFVVDRPFLFLIYEHRTSCLLFMGRVANPATS; translated from the exons ATGAAGTTCCTATTTCAACTGTTTGCCCTTGCTCTCATCATAACCTCCACACTTGGTGGAGTCAAGGACGTCACTGAGCATTTTGAAAGCCTCAAAGGAGCACAACCACATGAAAATGGGACTTACATGCCAAACCTAACATCCGActttcacagagaaaacacCATCACTAATGACTTGATTcctgaagaggaggaggaagaggactATCTAGACCTTGATAAGATACTGGGTGAAGATGATTACAGTGATGTTATTGATGCTGCCCCACACATGGTTTCTGAAGTTCAGCAAGGAAATATTCTTGAACTATTCCACGGCAAAACCAGAATCCAGCGCCTCAATATCCTCAATGCAAACTTTGGCTTCAACCTTTACCGCAGTGTGGCAGACAAGGCCAGCCCCTCAGACAATATTATCATGGCTCCTGTTGGTATTTCCACTGCAATGGCTATGATTTCCCTGGGTCTGAAGGATCAAACCCAGCAGGAAGTGTTATCTGTTCTTGGCTTTCAAGACTTCATTAATGCCAGCAGCAAATACGAGCTCATGACCGTTCACAACCTCTTCCGCAAACTCACCCATCGGCTCTTCAGGCGCAACTTTGGCTACACGCTGAGGTCTGTCAATGACCTTTATATTCATAAAGACTTCTCTATTCTCAATGATTTCAAAACCAATATGAAAACATACTACTTTGCTGATGCCCAACCAGCTGATTTCTCAGATCCCAGCTTCATAGCCAAAAACAATGAACGCATCTTGAAGTTGACCAAGGGATTAATCAAGGAAGCTCTTGTGGATATAAACCCTACAACACTGATGATGATTCTTAATTGTCTTTACTTTAAAG GAACCTGGGAGAATAAGTTTCCAGTGGAGATGACGGTGAAGCGGAGTTTCCGGCTGAACGAGAAGCAGACGGTGAAGGTGCCCATGATGCAGACCAAGGGCactttcctggctgctgctgacccTGAGCTGGACTGCAGCATCATCCAGCTCCCCTTCGTGGGCAACATCAGCATGTTGGTGGTGCTCCCAAACAAACTGGCTGGCATGAAAGCCCTTGAAAAGCAGATCACACCTCAAGTGGTGGAGAAGTGGCAGAAGAGCATGACAAACAG AACAAGAGAAGTCGTTCTGCCTAAATTTAAGCTGGAAAAGACTTATAATTTGATTGATTATCTGAGATCCATGGGAATAGAAGAACTGTTCAATGGAAAAGGCGACTACTCTGGTATATCAGAGGAGAAGATCACCATTGACAGG TTCAACCACCAAGGCACAATCACAGTGAATGAGGAGggcacagaggctgcagcagtcACCACGGTGGGGTTCATGCCTCTCTCCACTCAGATCCGCTTTGTCGTCGACCGCCCCTTTTTGTTCCTGATCTACGAGCACCGCACCAGCTGCCTCCTGTTCATGGGCAGAGTTGCCAACCCAGCCACAtcttaa